The proteins below are encoded in one region of Candidatus Palauibacter soopunensis:
- a CDS encoding amidohydrolase family protein, translating into MAAVDRRDFVRGATLAGAGLALGCGADDRPAARASATGDAAGPAPPLLIDRASVFDVRARAMRPDTSVLVRAGRIEAVAPGAELNADSDAAAGATRIDGAGLFVLPGLIDAHVHVTHILYQSHMTGDEVLPFYLGHGVTSIRSTGDNVPAQRLVERYADDHPEISPNVFRCSFLIDGNPPWHPDVGWHLATPADVDPFVADMAAWGVKTLKLYVGAGRDVGRRVIEAGHEHGLVVSGHLLDYHTADAVRDGLDCIEHIYTVSNFLLDDPDDRHSINLDSDEARRLIDVIAEHGARVDPTLMVFWGTLLFMDLPEVYGHPDHDPMPARLKAFWDKDRERRSLDWGAAPVSVREGTWEKYLRLTGMLHDAGVRLLVGTDAPEPQVAPGASLHHEMEFLVEAGMPARDVLSAATLENARILKEEENRGAVEAGLEADLVLLEADPLEDIRNTRRIRTVVRAGRALDPAEILAAAPTE; encoded by the coding sequence GTGGCCGCCGTCGACCGCCGCGACTTCGTGCGGGGCGCCACGCTGGCCGGCGCCGGGCTCGCCCTCGGCTGCGGCGCGGACGACCGGCCGGCGGCACGGGCGTCGGCGACCGGCGACGCGGCCGGGCCGGCTCCTCCGCTCCTCATCGACCGGGCCAGCGTCTTCGACGTCCGCGCCCGCGCCATGCGCCCGGACACGAGCGTCCTCGTCCGGGCCGGCCGCATCGAAGCCGTCGCCCCCGGCGCCGAGTTGAATGCCGATTCCGACGCCGCGGCGGGCGCGACGCGCATCGACGGGGCCGGCCTCTTCGTCCTCCCCGGACTCATCGACGCGCACGTCCACGTCACTCACATCCTTTACCAGTCGCACATGACCGGGGACGAAGTCCTGCCCTTCTACCTCGGACACGGAGTGACCTCGATCCGGAGCACGGGAGACAACGTCCCGGCCCAGCGCCTCGTCGAACGTTACGCCGACGACCACCCGGAGATCTCCCCGAACGTCTTCCGCTGCAGCTTCCTCATTGACGGCAACCCGCCGTGGCATCCCGACGTCGGCTGGCATCTGGCGACCCCGGCCGACGTGGACCCCTTCGTGGCGGACATGGCGGCGTGGGGCGTGAAGACGCTCAAGCTCTATGTCGGCGCCGGGCGCGACGTCGGGCGCCGCGTGATCGAGGCCGGCCACGAACACGGTCTCGTCGTGAGCGGGCACCTCCTCGACTATCACACGGCGGATGCCGTTCGCGATGGACTCGACTGCATCGAGCACATCTACACCGTGTCCAATTTCCTCCTCGACGACCCCGACGACCGCCACTCGATCAACCTCGACTCGGACGAGGCGCGCCGCCTCATCGACGTCATCGCCGAGCACGGCGCGCGCGTCGACCCGACGCTCATGGTCTTCTGGGGCACGCTCCTCTTCATGGACCTCCCGGAGGTCTACGGACACCCCGACCACGATCCCATGCCGGCCCGCCTCAAGGCGTTCTGGGACAAGGACCGGGAGCGGCGCAGCCTGGACTGGGGCGCGGCCCCGGTCTCGGTGCGCGAGGGGACGTGGGAGAAATACCTGCGGCTCACCGGCATGCTGCATGACGCCGGCGTGCGGCTGCTCGTCGGGACCGACGCCCCGGAGCCGCAGGTCGCGCCGGGCGCCTCGCTGCACCACGAGATGGAGTTCCTCGTCGAAGCCGGCATGCCGGCGCGGGACGTCCTGTCCGCCGCCACGCTCGAGAACGCGCGGATTCTGAAGGAGGAGGAGAACCGCGGCGCGGTCGAGGCGGGGCTGGAGGCCGATCTCGTACTGCTCGAAGCGGACCCTCTCGAGGATATCCGCAACACGAGGCGCATCCGGACCGTCGTGCGCGCCGGACGCGCGCTGGATCCCGCCGAGATCCTGGCCGCGGCGCCGACCGAGTAG
- a CDS encoding PD-(D/E)XK nuclease family protein, translating into MPAPRARFIVSPTAAVRFDAARKWLERQPSAAGVTVIGETLSGPHELLLREARTAGAAMGWRRTTLRLLAREIALSRLASDGRAIGDAVARDAIAARALAGLDRRKLGRLAAVSDTPGFVRAVGRAVETLRMAGITPSEIAPVDADLATFSEAVEAVWTTVGLTDRAGVFEAALSTLDDPDARPRVVGDRCLILDARIWTELEGRFVAALIGRGCELLATVPEGDDRTRRALEEAGARLDDPPSTDGAAIGAIARLHAHLFGPAPSESAADDAVTVFSAPGEGRETVEIARRLTSLAEAGTLFDRCAILLRQPEDYRPYLEEALNRAGIRPWFAGGVRRPDPAGRAFLALLRCRAEDYSALRFSEYVSIGEVPDEGEDAERVPRRWEQLLVDAAVVGSLDRWERRLAGHAAELEFKRDALEAEDGEDPRLARIDGMRANLTSLREYVLPLLSELSELPAEARWESWLAVLAPLATRSLRRPGNVLSALSDLAPMGPLGPVRLDEVLRVLTPRLLEVSEPPPANRYGRVFVGPIDAARGLAFDVVFVPGMAERLFPPKIGEDPILLDEMRRRLAPGRLPTNRDRVQQERLAFRLAVGAARKQIVLSYPRIDAMKTRPRVPSFYALEAIHAAEGRLPGFEQLQQRAEEVSDARIGWPAPKSRTQAIDEAEYDLAVLDELDRHDLRGERAVKAAGHLLHSNPHLARALRFRAYRWEVPRWTWADGLVQLSERAAEALAERSLGARPYSATALQHFAACPYRFYLQAIQGLRPREEPVGIEALDPLQRGSLVHQVQFELLTRLQAESTKERPLLPVGPENAVRVSELLEEVLEKVAGDFRDGLVPAIDRVWDDGIEAIRQDLREWLQHERDSKSPFEPWRFELSFGLPRDPNRDAHSVGEPVDLGVGLKLRGAIDLIERTPAGVLRVTDHKTGRYRAKAGATIQGGELLQPVLYALAAQTLFPDQRVESGRLYYCTADGEFRDHVVPLDDRALEAAGILSEIVSGAFAAGSFPALPREDACRWCDYRQVCGPDEELRTRSKPPPVDLRRLREYP; encoded by the coding sequence ATGCCCGCGCCTCGTGCCCGCTTCATCGTCTCCCCAACCGCCGCCGTGCGCTTCGACGCCGCGCGGAAATGGCTCGAACGGCAACCCTCCGCGGCGGGCGTGACGGTCATCGGCGAGACGCTGTCGGGGCCCCACGAACTGCTCCTCCGCGAAGCTCGCACGGCCGGCGCCGCGATGGGATGGCGCCGCACCACGCTGCGCCTCCTGGCCCGCGAGATCGCGCTCTCGCGGCTCGCTTCCGATGGCAGGGCGATCGGCGATGCGGTGGCCCGCGACGCCATCGCGGCGCGGGCGCTGGCGGGGCTCGATCGCCGGAAACTCGGGCGGCTGGCGGCGGTGTCGGACACGCCCGGCTTCGTTCGCGCCGTGGGGCGGGCGGTGGAGACGCTCCGCATGGCGGGCATCACGCCGTCCGAAATCGCCCCCGTCGACGCGGATCTCGCCACCTTCTCCGAAGCGGTCGAGGCGGTATGGACGACGGTGGGGCTGACGGATCGAGCCGGCGTGTTCGAGGCCGCGTTGTCGACGCTCGATGATCCGGACGCCCGGCCGCGCGTCGTGGGCGACCGTTGCCTGATTCTCGACGCCCGGATCTGGACGGAACTGGAGGGCCGGTTCGTCGCGGCCCTCATCGGGCGAGGTTGCGAGTTGCTTGCCACCGTGCCCGAAGGCGATGACCGCACGCGGAGGGCGCTGGAAGAGGCGGGCGCGCGCCTCGACGATCCGCCCAGTACCGATGGGGCCGCCATTGGGGCGATCGCGCGCCTTCACGCGCACCTCTTCGGCCCGGCGCCGTCCGAGTCCGCGGCGGACGATGCCGTCACCGTGTTCTCCGCTCCCGGCGAGGGCCGGGAAACGGTGGAAATCGCCCGGAGACTCACCTCGCTCGCCGAGGCCGGAACACTCTTCGATCGGTGCGCGATCCTGCTCCGGCAGCCCGAGGACTATCGGCCATATCTGGAAGAGGCTCTCAATCGCGCGGGGATCCGCCCCTGGTTCGCGGGCGGCGTGCGGCGCCCGGACCCGGCGGGCCGGGCCTTCCTGGCTCTTCTCCGTTGCCGGGCCGAAGACTACTCGGCGCTTCGCTTTTCGGAGTACGTGTCGATCGGCGAGGTGCCGGACGAGGGAGAGGACGCGGAACGGGTGCCGCGACGCTGGGAGCAACTGCTGGTCGACGCGGCCGTCGTCGGCAGCCTGGATCGGTGGGAGCGGCGACTCGCTGGTCATGCCGCGGAACTCGAGTTCAAGCGAGACGCGCTGGAGGCGGAGGACGGCGAAGACCCGCGTCTCGCAAGGATCGATGGGATGCGGGCCAATCTCACCTCCCTCCGGGAGTACGTGCTGCCGCTGCTGTCGGAACTATCCGAACTGCCCGCGGAGGCCCGCTGGGAGAGCTGGCTGGCCGTGCTGGCCCCGCTCGCCACCCGCTCGCTTCGGCGGCCCGGCAACGTACTCTCCGCGTTGTCCGACCTCGCGCCGATGGGGCCTCTGGGTCCCGTGCGGCTGGACGAGGTCCTGCGCGTTCTCACGCCCCGACTCCTGGAGGTTTCCGAGCCGCCGCCCGCGAATCGCTACGGCCGCGTGTTCGTCGGGCCCATCGATGCGGCACGGGGGCTCGCCTTCGACGTCGTGTTCGTCCCCGGCATGGCCGAACGCCTTTTTCCTCCCAAGATCGGGGAAGACCCGATCCTCCTCGACGAGATGCGACGCCGGCTGGCGCCCGGCCGCCTCCCGACGAATCGGGACCGCGTTCAGCAGGAGCGGCTCGCCTTCCGGCTCGCGGTCGGGGCGGCACGGAAGCAGATCGTCCTCTCCTATCCGCGGATCGACGCCATGAAGACCCGGCCCCGGGTCCCCTCCTTCTATGCGCTCGAGGCGATTCATGCGGCGGAGGGCCGGCTGCCCGGGTTCGAGCAACTTCAACAGCGGGCGGAGGAAGTCTCCGATGCGCGGATCGGATGGCCGGCGCCGAAATCCCGAACGCAGGCGATCGACGAGGCCGAGTACGACCTGGCGGTGCTCGACGAACTCGACAGGCACGATCTTCGCGGAGAACGCGCGGTGAAGGCGGCGGGCCATCTCCTCCACTCGAACCCCCACCTCGCGCGCGCCCTCCGCTTCCGTGCCTACCGCTGGGAGGTGCCGCGCTGGACGTGGGCGGACGGGCTCGTTCAACTCTCCGAGCGGGCGGCGGAAGCGCTGGCGGAACGGTCGCTCGGCGCGCGTCCCTATTCGGCGACGGCGCTGCAGCACTTCGCGGCGTGCCCCTACCGCTTCTATCTCCAGGCGATCCAGGGGCTGCGCCCGCGCGAGGAACCGGTCGGGATCGAGGCGCTCGACCCGCTGCAGCGGGGTTCCCTCGTGCACCAGGTCCAGTTCGAACTCCTGACCCGGCTCCAGGCCGAGAGCACGAAGGAGCGGCCCCTCCTGCCGGTGGGGCCGGAGAACGCCGTGCGGGTGTCCGAACTCCTGGAGGAGGTGCTCGAGAAGGTGGCGGGGGACTTTCGCGACGGTCTCGTCCCCGCGATCGATCGGGTGTGGGACGACGGCATCGAAGCGATCCGTCAGGACCTGCGGGAATGGCTGCAGCACGAGCGCGACAGTAAGTCGCCGTTCGAGCCGTGGCGCTTCGAGCTTTCCTTCGGGCTCCCGCGGGATCCCAACCGCGACGCGCACTCCGTGGGCGAGCCCGTCGACCTCGGCGTCGGATTGAAGCTCCGCGGCGCGATCGATCTGATCGAGCGGACCCCGGCCGGGGTCCTGCGGGTTACCGACCACAAGACCGGCCGTTACCGGGCAAAGGCGGGAGCGACGATCCAGGGAGGCGAACTCCTGCAGCCGGTCCTCTACGCGCTCGCCGCCCAAACGCTGTTCCCGGACCAGCGCGTGGAATCGGGCCGGCTCTACTACTGCACGGCGGATGGCGAATTCCGGGATCACGTCGTGCCGCTCGACGACCGGGCGCTCGAGGCGGCGGGGATCCTGAGCGAGATCGTGAGCGGGGCGTTCGCGGCCGGGAGTTTTCCGGCGCTTCCGCGGGAGGATGCCTGTCGCTGGTGCGACTACCGGCAGGTCTGTGGACCCGATGAGGAACTTCGCACCCGGAGCAAGCCCCCGCCGGTCGATCTGCGGCGGCTGAGGGAATACCCGTGA
- a CDS encoding serine hydrolase domain-containing protein → MKTPLWTLILPTAAGLACAGANPGGPPEGTPELTALDAIFADFAGSEGPGCAFAVSRDGQQVMSRAYGMADLEWHIPNTPETVFEPGSVSKQFTAAATILLALDGRIDLDDDIREYFPEMPDYGEAVTVRMLIHHTSGLRDWGSVAAIQGWPRWSRVHSHKHALDIASRQRALNYEPGRYYSYTNTGYNLQAMLIERVTGQTFDEFSQERIFRPLGMTKTQWRDDFTEIVDERSIGYRRGEDGEWHMLMPFENVHGNGGLLTTVGDLLRFTRNLDTGEVGGPEFVRLMHEEGTLDSGWKTGYAGGLRVGEYKGVREVSHGGSTAAYRAFLTRYPDHGVAVSLMCNVAEADSRGLVRQVAELYLADAMAEEPRADATGVDVDPADVAAFAGGYRDTRTGQYLELTADGSSLLMGGGPGGPPLAATSETGFASATGVSIAFEGPASAGERPPGVMDMPAADGVRIEPVGPFEPTATDLAAYVGAYRSDEAEVTYWFEVEDGRLMFRDRYGDGAALEPLYPDAFSQESRTFIFRRDETGRVSQASLSEGRVWDLRFERVE, encoded by the coding sequence ATGAAGACACCGCTTTGGACACTGATCCTCCCGACCGCCGCAGGGCTCGCCTGCGCGGGCGCGAACCCCGGAGGCCCTCCGGAGGGCACTCCCGAACTGACGGCCCTCGACGCGATCTTCGCGGACTTCGCCGGCTCCGAAGGGCCGGGGTGTGCATTCGCCGTTTCACGGGACGGGCAGCAGGTCATGTCGCGCGCCTACGGGATGGCGGATCTGGAGTGGCACATCCCGAACACTCCGGAAACCGTGTTCGAGCCGGGCTCCGTCTCGAAGCAGTTCACCGCCGCGGCCACGATTCTGCTCGCCCTGGATGGACGGATCGATCTCGACGACGACATCCGGGAGTACTTCCCCGAGATGCCCGACTACGGCGAAGCCGTCACCGTGCGGATGCTGATCCACCATACGAGCGGGCTTCGCGACTGGGGTTCGGTCGCCGCCATCCAGGGCTGGCCGCGCTGGAGCCGGGTCCACTCGCACAAGCACGCGCTCGACATCGCGAGCCGCCAGCGCGCCCTGAACTACGAGCCGGGCCGCTACTACTCGTACACGAATACCGGATACAACCTCCAGGCGATGCTCATCGAGCGGGTGACGGGCCAGACCTTCGACGAGTTCTCGCAGGAGCGGATCTTTCGCCCCCTCGGGATGACGAAGACGCAGTGGCGGGACGATTTCACCGAGATCGTGGACGAGCGCTCCATCGGTTACCGGCGCGGCGAGGACGGCGAATGGCACATGCTGATGCCGTTCGAGAACGTCCACGGCAACGGCGGCCTGCTCACGACCGTGGGGGACCTTCTCCGCTTTACGCGCAATCTCGACACCGGCGAGGTCGGCGGGCCGGAATTCGTCCGTCTCATGCACGAGGAGGGCACGCTCGACTCGGGGTGGAAGACCGGCTATGCGGGCGGGCTTCGCGTGGGCGAATACAAGGGCGTGCGCGAGGTGTCGCACGGCGGTTCGACGGCCGCGTACCGGGCTTTCCTCACACGCTATCCGGATCACGGTGTGGCGGTGTCCCTGATGTGCAACGTGGCCGAAGCCGACTCGCGCGGACTCGTCCGCCAGGTGGCGGAACTCTACCTCGCGGACGCGATGGCCGAGGAGCCTCGGGCCGATGCGACAGGGGTGGATGTCGATCCCGCGGACGTCGCCGCCTTCGCCGGCGGATATCGGGATACGCGAACGGGACAGTATCTGGAGCTGACCGCGGACGGTTCATCTCTGCTCATGGGCGGAGGACCCGGCGGGCCGCCGCTCGCGGCCACCAGCGAAACCGGGTTCGCCTCGGCCACGGGCGTATCCATCGCGTTCGAGGGTCCCGCGAGCGCGGGCGAACGTCCTCCCGGCGTCATGGACATGCCCGCCGCGGACGGAGTGCGGATCGAGCCCGTCGGCCCGTTTGAGCCGACGGCGACCGACCTGGCCGCATACGTGGGAGCCTACCGCAGCGATGAAGCCGAAGTGACGTACTGGTTCGAGGTCGAGGACGGGCGGCTCATGTTTCGGGATCGGTACGGGGACGGCGCCGCGCTTGAACCGCTGTATCCCGATGCGTTCAGCCAGGAGTCCCGCACGTTCATCTTCCGACGCGACGAGACCGGCCGGGTTTCGCAGGCAAGTCTGAGCGAGGGACGGGTCTGGGACCTCCGCTTCGAGCGAGTGGAATAG
- a CDS encoding CapA family protein, which yields MPAFRDYVVRTFLAAGLAVAAVVPQPVIGQQITIVAVGDIEWSRATKPPAMYYDAAPSGRSNVLWHRGDGWIRVPYAATQDSRDVLEAALDTTLITEDAHHLRAHHYGLSFEDGQEEARYPFHGAADLLRDADIAFANLETPLSDDARWSGAFRTPSAFADALAWAGIDVVATANNHSLDAEGEGLLDTIHHLRRAGVGHAGTGRDLADARRPWIIERGGLRVAFLAYAQFVNDGGSSFATPSQSGVVPMDPLLIREDIARVRDRVDFVAVSFHWGIENSQDVHPGMRDFAHDVLDAGADAILGHHPHVPRGIEVRDGKPVVYSMGNFIFGHGHDYWMDNIAVRLHLSAEGVTRLDVLPIAGRGDALSQPYPLEGEAARTLLEDIRARSAGLGTTLRIEGNAGVIDVSR from the coding sequence ATGCCCGCATTTCGAGACTACGTCGTCCGCACGTTCCTGGCGGCGGGCTTGGCCGTGGCGGCCGTGGTACCACAACCTGTTATCGGTCAACAGATTACAATCGTCGCGGTCGGAGACATCGAATGGTCGCGGGCGACGAAGCCCCCGGCCATGTACTACGACGCGGCCCCGTCCGGCCGCAGCAACGTGCTCTGGCACCGCGGCGACGGCTGGATCCGCGTGCCCTACGCCGCGACACAGGACTCCCGCGACGTTCTCGAAGCGGCGCTCGACACGACCCTGATCACGGAAGACGCGCACCACCTTCGCGCCCATCACTACGGCCTCTCGTTCGAGGATGGGCAGGAAGAGGCGCGCTATCCGTTTCACGGCGCGGCCGACCTTCTGCGCGACGCGGACATCGCCTTCGCCAACCTGGAGACGCCGCTCTCGGACGACGCCCGCTGGAGCGGCGCCTTCCGCACGCCCTCGGCCTTCGCCGACGCCCTCGCCTGGGCGGGAATCGACGTGGTGGCGACGGCGAACAATCATTCGCTCGACGCCGAAGGCGAAGGACTGCTCGACACCATCCATCACCTGCGCCGGGCGGGAGTGGGCCACGCGGGTACGGGACGCGACCTCGCCGACGCCCGCCGACCCTGGATCATCGAGCGCGGCGGGCTCCGTGTCGCGTTCCTCGCGTACGCGCAGTTCGTGAACGACGGAGGGTCCTCATTCGCGACGCCGAGCCAGTCGGGGGTCGTCCCCATGGACCCGCTCCTGATTCGGGAAGACATCGCCCGCGTACGCGACCGGGTCGATTTCGTCGCGGTGAGCTTCCACTGGGGGATCGAGAACAGCCAGGACGTGCACCCGGGCATGCGGGATTTTGCGCACGACGTCCTCGACGCGGGCGCGGACGCCATCCTCGGACACCATCCCCACGTCCCGCGCGGGATCGAGGTTCGCGACGGCAAGCCGGTCGTCTACTCGATGGGGAACTTCATCTTCGGGCATGGGCACGATTACTGGATGGACAACATCGCGGTCCGGCTGCACCTGAGCGCGGAGGGCGTCACGCGGCTGGACGTGCTCCCCATCGCGGGGCGCGGAGACGCCCTGTCCCAGCCGTATCCGCTCGAAGGCGAAGCCGCCCGCACCCTGCTCGAGGACATCCGCGCGCGCTCGGCGGGGTTGGGGACCACACTGCGCATCGAAGGAAACGCCGGAGTCATCGATGTCTCGCGCTGA
- a CDS encoding serine hydrolase domain-containing protein, with protein sequence MKTRLWTLILPLAAGIACADTGGDDSSAGAVELGALDAVFADYSASDGPGCAFAVSRDGQQVMARAYGMANLEWDLPNTPETVFEPGSVSKQFTAAATILLALDGSIDLDDDIREYFPEMPDYGEPITVRMLIHHTSGLRDWGSVAGIHGWARTTRIHTHKHALDIASRQRALNYEPGRYYSYTNTGYNLQAMLVERVSGQTFDEFSQERIFGPLGMTKTQWRDDFTEIVEERSIGYRRGDDGEWHMLMPFENVHGNGGLLTTVGDLLKFTRNLDTGDVGGPEFIRLMHEQGMLDSGRQISYAGGLFVGEYKGVREVQHSGGTAAYRGFLTRFPDHGLAVSVMCNVGEANPGGLARAVAELYLGDAVSEEASEDPAGADVDPARVAAFAGGYRDTRTGQFMELTADGASLRLGMGPGGMSLAAMSETEFASPAGVSIAFDAPAGDGARPGATMDTPVADDVRIEPVEGFDPTASELAAYVGAYHSDEAEVTYWVEVEDGGLVLRDRYGDGPSLTPVYPDAFRQGGSTFIFRRDETGRVTRASLSQGRVWDLSFERVQ encoded by the coding sequence ATGAAGACACGACTCTGGACCCTCATCCTTCCCCTCGCCGCGGGAATTGCCTGCGCGGACACAGGCGGCGACGATTCGTCCGCGGGGGCCGTCGAACTCGGGGCGCTCGACGCCGTATTCGCGGACTACAGCGCTTCGGACGGCCCCGGGTGCGCCTTCGCGGTCTCGCGGGATGGGCAGCAGGTCATGGCCCGCGCCTACGGCATGGCGAACCTCGAGTGGGACCTGCCGAACACGCCGGAGACCGTGTTCGAGCCGGGCTCGGTCTCGAAGCAGTTCACCGCGGCGGCGACGATCCTGCTCGCGCTGGACGGAAGCATCGACCTCGACGACGACATCCGGGAGTACTTCCCCGAGATGCCCGACTACGGCGAACCCATCACGGTGCGGATGCTCATCCATCACACGAGCGGGCTCCGCGACTGGGGGTCCGTCGCCGGCATCCACGGCTGGGCGCGGACGACCCGGATCCACACGCACAAGCACGCGCTCGACATCGCGAGCCGCCAGCGTGCCCTCAACTATGAGCCGGGCCGCTACTACTCGTACACGAACACCGGCTACAACCTCCAGGCGATGCTCGTGGAGCGGGTGAGCGGACAGACCTTCGACGAGTTCTCGCAGGAGCGGATCTTCGGCCCCCTCGGCATGACGAAGACGCAGTGGCGCGACGATTTCACGGAGATCGTCGAGGAGCGCTCGATCGGATACCGGCGCGGCGACGACGGCGAATGGCACATGCTGATGCCGTTCGAGAACGTGCACGGAAACGGCGGTCTGCTCACGACCGTCGGCGACCTTCTCAAGTTCACCCGCAACCTCGACACCGGCGACGTCGGCGGCCCCGAGTTCATCCGGCTCATGCATGAGCAGGGGATGCTCGACTCGGGCCGGCAGATCAGCTACGCGGGCGGACTCTTCGTCGGCGAGTACAAGGGCGTGCGCGAGGTCCAGCATTCAGGAGGAACCGCGGCGTACCGGGGGTTCCTCACGCGCTTCCCGGACCACGGGCTCGCGGTGTCGGTGATGTGCAACGTGGGCGAGGCCAACCCGGGCGGGCTCGCCCGGGCGGTGGCCGAACTCTACCTCGGCGACGCGGTCAGCGAAGAGGCGTCCGAGGATCCGGCGGGTGCAGACGTCGATCCGGCCCGCGTCGCCGCGTTCGCCGGCGGATACCGCGACACCCGCACGGGTCAGTTCATGGAGCTGACGGCGGACGGCGCCTCGCTCCGCCTGGGCATGGGACCGGGCGGGATGTCCCTCGCCGCCATGAGCGAGACCGAGTTCGCCTCTCCGGCGGGCGTTTCCATCGCCTTTGACGCGCCGGCCGGCGACGGAGCGAGGCCCGGGGCGACCATGGACACGCCGGTCGCCGACGACGTGAGGATCGAACCCGTGGAAGGTTTCGATCCCACCGCGTCGGAGTTGGCCGCCTACGTGGGGGCCTACCACAGCGACGAGGCGGAAGTCACCTACTGGGTCGAGGTCGAAGACGGCGGCCTCGTGTTGAGGGACCGGTACGGGGACGGACCATCGCTGACGCCGGTGTATCCCGATGCGTTCAGGCAGGGAGGCAGCACGTTCATCTTCCGCCGCGACGAGACCGGCCGGGTCACGCGGGCGAGCCTGAGCCAGGGACGCGTCTGGGACCTGAGCTTCGAACGAGTGCAGTAG